The Cloeon dipterum chromosome 3, ieCloDipt1.1, whole genome shotgun sequence genome includes a region encoding these proteins:
- the Duox gene encoding dual oxidase, with product MPSALRGLFAALLLAAAASTENLQSYSERQRYDGWFNNLAHPNWGSTESRLTRKVPPAYSDGVYMLAGQHRPSPRKLSQLFMKGDEGLPSALNRTALLAFFGQMVSGEILMASESGCPIEVHKIAIDKCDEMYDQECRGDKYIPFHRAGYDKSTGQSPNSPREQVNRASSWIDGSFVYSTSEAWVNAMRSFQNGSFLTAAADPLSNAANSTKEEQDKDEAQAASIELSMPPKNHARVPLFNSPAPHVLRMFNPERLYLLGDPRTNQNPALLSFGILFFRYHNVVAARVQKENPDWPDEEVFQRARRIVIATIQNIIMYEYLPAFLGTEIPAYKGYIMDVHPGVSHAFQSAAFRFGHTLIPPGILRRNTKCEFRETSSGFKAIRLCSTWWDSNDVLAASTVEELILGMSSQIAEREDTFLCSDVRDKLFGPMDFSRRDLGALNIMRGRDNGLPDYNTVRHAFHLPKITNWTEINPQLAQERPELFEKLESAYNGRLDDIDLYIGGMLESYNNPGPLFSAIIVDQFTRIRDADRFWFENEDNGIFTKEEIKQIKKISLYDVIINSTSIQPDEIQKDVFFFREGDPCPQNEQLTPDKLENCKYLRGYDYFEGSELVYIYACVFLGFVPILCAGAAYGVVKLQNGRRRRLKMRQEENDKGKSVDKMAVKEWLRLNHKRVVNFKFGPQQSVYIVNRKGEKLRKADFSGVDTLVIEETADSRKKPMILIRVPRDYDLVLEFDNLGLRKKFMHKLDTFLTTHKIKIEVIPVNREHMLAHAETKERRQKRLEHFFREAYALTFGLRPGEKRKLEDVTSDVMMVMRTSLSRAEFASALGMKPDAVFVCKMFQIVDKDGDGRISFQEFLDTVVLFSRGQTNDKLRIIFDMCDNDRNGVIDKGELSEMLRSLVEIAKTTSLSENSVTELIDGMFSDAGLEHKEHLTYDDFKLMMKEYRGEFVAIGLDCKGAKQNFLDTSTNVARMTSFHVDSNMHEGRRNWVFRQWDSLTTFLEENRQNIFYLFVFYVITVALFVERFIHYSFMAEHTDLRHIMGVGIAITRGSAASLSFCYSLLLLTMSRNLLTKLKEFAVQQYIPLDAHIQFHKIVACTALLFSVIHSIGHIVNFYHISTQPIEHLRCLTREIHFSSDYRPGISFWLFQTLTGLTGVLLFVIMVIIFIFAHPLIRKRAYNFFWTTHSLYIALYILSLLHGLARISGPPRFWIFLVVPGTIYVLDKVVSLRTKFMELDVLETELLPSDVIKIKFYRPPNFKYLSGQWVRLSCTAFKSEEFHSFTLTSAPHENFLSCHIKAQGPWTWKLRNFFDPANFTPSEDDNPKIRLEGPFGGGNQDWYKFEVAVMVGGGIGVTPYASILNDLVFGTSTNRYSGVACKKVYFLWICPSHRHFEWFIDVLRDVEKKDVTSVLEIHIFITQFFHKFDLRTTMLYICENHFQRLSNTSMFTGLKAVNHFGRPDMTSFLKFVQKKHSYVSKIGVFSCGPRPLTKSVMTACEDVNRGRKLPYFIHHFENFG from the exons ATGCCGTCAGCCCTTAGAGGGCTATTTGcggcgctgctgctggcggcCGCAGCCTCCACAG aAAATCTTCAAAGCTATTCAGAAAGGCAGCGCTACGATGGCTGGTTCAACAACTTGGCCCACCCCAACTGGGGCTCCACGG AGAGCAGACTAACGAGAAAGGTGCCTCCCGCGTACTCTGATGGCGTCTACATGCTGGCTGGCCAGCACAGACCCAGTCCTAGAAAACTAAGTCAGCTGTTCATGAAGGGCGACGAAGGACTGCCCTCCGCGCTCAACAGGACTGCGCTACTCGCGTTTTTCG GTCAGATGGTTTCAGGCGAAATCCTGATGGCCAGCGAGAGCGGCTGTCCAATCGAAGTGCACAAAATCGCGATCGACAAGTGCGACGAGATGTACGATCAGGAGTGTCGCGGCGACAAGTACATTCCGTTCCACCGCGCCGGCTACGACAAGAGCACCGGCCAGAGTCCGAACAGCCCACGCGAGCAAGTCAACCGCGCCTCAAGCTGGATCGACGGCTCCTTCGTTTACAGCACGTCAGAGGCGTGGGTGAACGCGATGCGCTCCTTCCAGAACGGATCCTTCCTCACGGCAGCTGCCGATCCGCTCAGCAACGCGGCCAACAGCACCAAGGAGGAGCAGGACAAGGATGAGGCGCAAGCAGCCAGCATAGAACTCAGCATGCCCCCCAAAAACCACGCCAGAGTGCCACTATTCAACTCTCCAGCGCCGCACGTCCTTAGAATGTTCAACCCGGAGAGACTTTACT TGCTTGGTGATCCAAGAACAAATCAGAATCCTGCCCTCTTGTCCTTTGGCATCTTGTTCTTCCGCTACCACAATGTTGTAGCTGCCAGGGTACAGAAGGAAAACCCTGACTGGCCCGACGAGGAAGTATTCCAGCGAGCGAGGCGAATTGTAATCGCCACCATACAG AACATCATCATGTACGAGTACCTGCCAGCGTTTTTGGGAACAGAAATTCCCGCATACAAAGGGTATATCATGGATGTGCATCCAGGTGTGAGCCACGCTTTCCAAAGTGCCGCCTTTCGCTTCGGCCACACTCTCATACCTCCTGGCATCCTAAGGAGAAACACAAAGTGCGAGTTCAGAGAAACGTCCTCTGGCTTCAAGGCCATCCGACTATGTTCCACTTGGTGGGACTCAAAt GACGTTTTGGCCGCCAGCACGGTGGAAGAGCTCATTTTGGGCATGTCCTCACAAATCGCGGAGAGGGAAGACACTTTCCTTTGCTCCGACGTGCGGGACAAACTGTTCGGCCCAATGGACTTTTCCAGACGCGACTTGGGCGCCCTTAACATCATGCGAGGCAGAGACAACGGCCTGCCTGATTACAATACTGTCCGACACGCGTTCCACCTGCCAAAAATCACCAACTGGACCGAAATAAACCCGCAGTTGGCACAGGAGCGGCCCGAGTTGTTTGAGAAACTCGAAAGCGCATACAATGGACGTTTGGACGACATCGACCTTTACATTGGAGGAATGCTGGAGAGCTACAATAACCCTGGGCCACTATTCAGTGCCATCATTGTTGACCAGTTTACCAGGATAAGAGACGCTGACCGCTTCTGGTTTGAAAATGAAGACAATGG GATTTTCACCAAAGAAGAGATCAAACAAATCAAGAAAATCTCTCTCTATGATGTAATAATCAACAGTACCTCTATTCAGCCGGATGAAATCCAGAAAgatgtatttttctttcgaGAAGGAGATCCATGCCCACAGAATGAGCAGCTGACTCCTGATAAgttggaaaattgcaaatatctTCGAGGCTACGATTATTTTGAg GGAAGTGAACTAGTGTACATTTACGCTTGCGTTTTCCTGGGCTTTGTCCCGATCTTGTGCGCTGGCGCTGCCTACGGGGTTGTGAAGCTGCAGAACGGTCGGCGGCGTCGTCTAAAAATGCGCCAGGAGGAAAACGACAAGGGCAAGAGCGTGGACAAGATGGCTGTGAAAGAGTGGCTGCGCCTCAACCACAAGCGAGTGGTCAACTTCAAGTTCGGCCCGCAGCAATCTGTCTACATCGTCAACAGGAAAGGCGAGAAGCTGAGGAAGGCAGACTTCTCTGGCGTTGATACATTAGTCATCGAGGAAACTGCAGACTCCAGAAAGAAGCCAATGATTCTCATCAGG GTTCCTCGTGACTACGATTTGGTTTTGGAATTCGACAATCTGGGATTGCGAAAGAAGTTCATGCACAAGCTGGATACCTTCCTCACGACGCACAAAATCAAGATTGAAGTGATACCCGTGAACAGGGAACATATGCTGGCGCACGCAGAGACCAAGGAGCGCCGCCAAAAGCGCCTCGAGCATTTCTTCAGAGAAGCCTATGCACTCACCTTTGGGCTGAGACCTGGCGAGAAGCGCAAACTTGAGGACGTGACCAGCGACGTGATGATGGTGATGCGCACGTCTCTCTCCAGAGCTGAGTTTGCTTCCGCCCTCGGCATGAAACCCGACGCGGTCTTCGTTTGCAAAATGTTCCAGATTGTAGACAAAGATGGTGATGGACGCATTTCCTTCCAG gaATTCCTGGACACCGTTGTTCTTTTCTCACGAGGTCAAACGAACGACAAGCTGCGTATAATTTTCGACATGTGCGACAACGACCGTAACGGAGTCATCGACAAAGGCGAACTCTCAGAAATGCTTCGCTCACTGGTGGAAATTGCCAAGACAACCAGCCTGTCGGAAAACAGCGTAACTGAGTTGATTGATGGCATGTTTTCGGATGCCGGGCTTGAGCACAAGGAACACTTGACTTACGACGATTTCAAACTGATGATGAAGGAGTACAGAGGTGAATTTGTGGCTATTGGTCTTGACTGTAAAGGTGCCAAACAAAACTTCTTGGACACCTCCACCAACGTCGCAAG GATGACATCCTTCCACGTGGACTCAAACATGCATGAGGGGCGCCGAAACTGGGTTTTCCGTCAGTGGGATTCTCTGACAACGTTCTTGGAGGAAAACAGgcagaacattttttatttgtttgtcttCTATGTCATCACTGTTGCCTTGTTTGTGGAGAGATTCATAC ATTATTCGTTTATGGCCGAGCACACCGACCTTCGCCACATCATGGGTGTGGGAATCGCAATCACTCGCGGTTCCGCAGCCTCCCTCTCCTTCTGCTACTCCTTACTGCTGCTAACAATGTCCCGAAACTTGCTGACCAAACTAAAAGAGTTCGCGGTGCAGCAATATATTCCATTGGACGCGCACATCCAGTTCCACAAGATCGTGGCCTGCACCGCCCTCTTGTTCTCTGTGATCCACTCAATCGGCCACATTGTCAACTTCTACCACATCAGCACGCAGCCCATCGAGCATCTCAGGTGTCTCACCAGAGAAATCCACTTTTCCTCAGACTACCGACCAGGCATTTCTTTCTGGCTTTTCCAAACGTTGACAG GCTTGACCGGAGTGTTACTTTTTGTGATAATGGTGATCATCTTTATTTTCGCTCATCCGCTTATCCGAAAGCGTGCCTACAACTTTTTCTGGACAACCCACTCACTTTACATTGCCCTGTACATTTTGTCGCTGCTGCACGGCCTCGCAAGGATAAGCGGCCCCCCTCGTTTCTGGATTTTCCTCGTCGTACCTGGCACAATTTACGTTCTCGATAAG GTCGTTTCGTTAAGAACCAAATTCATGGAATTGGACGTGTTGGAAACTGAGCTGCTGCCTTCAGACGTGATCAAAATAAAGTTCTACCGTCCACCCAACTTCAAGTACCTCTCTGGTCAGTGGGTGCGTTTGTCGTGCACCGCTTTCAAGAGTGAAGAATTCCACTCTTTCACCCTCACCTCTGCTCCGCATGAGAATTTCCTCTCCTGTCATATCAAGGCGCAAGGTCCCTGGACCTGGAAGTTGAGAAACTTTTTTGACCCCGCAAACTTCACACCCAGTGAAGACGATAATCCAAAG ataagGCTAGAAGGTCCCTTTGGTGGTGGCAATCAAGATTGGTACAAATTTGAAGTTGCTGTGATGGTTGGGGGAGGTATCGGAGTGACACCCTACGCGTCTATTCTCAATGATCTTGTTTTTGGAACGTCCACAAACAGATATTCAGGCGTTGCCTGCAAAAAG GTGTACTTTTTGTGGATTTGCCCCTCGCACAGACACTTTGAGTGGTTCATTGACGTCCTTCGCGACGTAGAAAAGAAGGACGTGACGTCCGTGTTAGAAATTCACATTTTCATCActcaatttttccacaaatttgaTCTTCGCACAACCATGTTG TACATTTGTGAGAACCACTTCCAGCGACTGTCAAACACTTCCATGTTCACTGGTCTGAAGGCAGTCAACCACTTTGGTCGGCCTGACATGACCTCGTTCCttaaatttgtgcaaaagAAGCACAGCTATGTGAGTAAAATTGGAGTTTTCAGTTGCGGGCCGCGCCCGCTGACCAAAAGTGTCATGACTGCCTGTGAAGACGTCAACAGGGGACGTAAATTGCCATATTTTATTCACCACTTCGAGAACTTTGGATGA